In Erigeron canadensis isolate Cc75 chromosome 6, C_canadensis_v1, whole genome shotgun sequence, the following are encoded in one genomic region:
- the LOC122604934 gene encoding uncharacterized protein LOC122604934, with the protein MGGHKQKKKTNFNWAKQEPYVLSNRSAPARNMRKTDIGSVIFGCTNSTINECLSKQLFGLPEGHFAYIKNISKGLALFLFNYSDRKLHGIFEAAGPGQMNIDKYAWVADGDDSGYTYYPAQVRICFRQECRPLSEQQFGPIIANNYYETKHFYFELDHHQTNQLISLFEVNPVNEVKYPQIPRPKRSFEVVPKNLNQTSTLSYASVLGDCSSSATATSSSHPTRQWSSLFKTESTIDEQSNGIQDSNSSFSASDAHEEKAEIPRAHTWDEEARIWNGQADSWDVQADTCDGEVDTWNGQSDTLGKQQANTWEQKPIVTADDGEVDTWNGQSDTLGELQTNTWGEQRANTWEEQQPIVTADEVTGFHTWEQPKTCEDRPSSESDETEEGDTEETENHENENSTEPDTVKEQEASNDLQSLVVKLMQEVKELKGSQTKQIVKVNVLQQELVQSKQEIDQLRTSLSNLVSRSGSIVDPADVDTQLLSKSQSNLVESVYIVGGFDGSSWMSTIESYFPYHDHKCSLSPMKFVKTYASAATFNAEIFHFGGGGYHTVESFNPTTNQWNSRPPLHWKNIYAAGASINDRLFVVGGANGSGGPSEVEYLDLIIGKWLPTRAMQSKRLGPAVAELNNALYVTGGYDGASYLSSVERFDPREEAWYNLPSMNTRKGCHSLVVLHQKL; encoded by the exons ATGGGAGGTCataagcaaaagaaaaagacgAATTTCAACTGGGCCAAACAAGAACCGTATGTGCTTTCTAATCGTAGTGCACCTGCTAGGAATATGAGGAAAACAGATATTGGCTCCGTTATATTTGGATGCACGAACAGCACAATCAATGAATGCTTATCTAAACAGTTGTTCG GTTTGCCAGAGGGTCACTTtgcatatattaaaaacatcaGCAAAGGGCTTGCTCTATTTCTGTTTAATTATAGTGATAGAAAACTGCATGGGATATTTGAGGCTGCAGGTCCTGGTCAAATGAACATCGATAAGTATGCCTGGGTTGCAGATGGAGATGACTCTGGATATACATATTATCCGGCTCAG GTGCGGATTTGTTTCAGACAAGAATGTCGGCCACTGTCTGAGCAACAGTTTGGGCCAATCATTGCCAATAACTACTATGAGACCAAACACTTCTATTTTGAGCTGGatcatcatcaaacaaaccAACTGATCTCCTTGTTCGAAGTGAATCCAGTCAATGAAGTGAAGTACCCTCAGATTCCAAGGCCGAAAAGGAGTTTTGAGGTGGTACCCAAGAACCTGAATCAGACGTCAACGCTCTCGTATGCTTCTGTCCTTGGCGATTGCAGTAGTTCTGCCACTGCTACTTCTAGTTCCCATCCCACACGACAATGGAGCTCATTATTCAAAACTGAATCAACCATTGACGAGCAGTCTAATGGGATCCAAGATTCAAACTCGTCTTTCTCTGCTTCAGATGCACATGAAGAAAAGGCTGAGATTCCTCGAGCACACACTTGGGATGAGGAAGCAAGAATCTGGAACGGACAAGCGGACTCCTGGGATGTACAAGCAGATACATGTGATGGAGAAGTAGATACATGGAATGGACAATCTGACACCTTGGGGAAACAACAGGCAAACACCTGGGAACAAAAGCCTATTGTCACTGCTGATGATGGAGAAGTAGATACATGGAATGGACAATCTGACACCTTGGGGGAACTACAGACTAATACCTGGGGAGAACAACGGGCAAACACCTGGGAAGAACAACAGCCCATTGTCACTGCTGATGAAGTCACAGGTTTTCATACATGGGAACAGCCAAAGACCTGTGAGGATAGGCCATCTTCTGAGAGTGACGAGACAGAGGAGGGTGACACTGAGGAAACTGAAAATCATGAAAACGAAAATTCCACTGAACCGGACACGGTTAAAGAGCAAGAGGCGTCAAATGATCTTCAGTCTCTGGTGGTCAAA TTAATGCAAGAAGTTAAAGAGCTGAAGGGATCTCAGACAAAGCAGATCGTGAAAGTTAATGTGCTACAGCAAGAATTG GTTCAatcaaaacaagaaattgaTCAGCTTAGAACCAGTCTTAGTAATCTGGTATCACGGTCAGGATCTATTGTAGACCCTGCTGACGTAGACACTCAACTACTTAGCAAATCTCAGTCAAATTTAGTTGAATCTGTATACATAGTTGGGGGTTTTGACGGTTCTTCATGGATGTCAACGATAGAATCCTATTTCCCATATCATGATCATAAATGCTCACTTAGTCCAATGAAGTTTGTCAAGACATATGCCTCAGCAGCAACCTTTAATGCTGAAATTTTTCATTTTGGTGGTGGGGGATACCACACAG TTGAATCCTTCAACCCAACCACGAATCAGTGGAATTCAAGACCACCCTTACActggaaaaatatatatgctgCTGGAGCTTCAATCAATGACAGACTTTTCGTCGTTGGTGGTGCTAATGGATCTGGGggtccttccgaggtggaataTCTTGATTTAATTATCGGGAAGTGGCTTCCCACGCGTGCAATGCAAAGCAAg AGGTTAGGGCCAGCAGTGGCAGAACTGAACAATGCACTGTATGTTACTGGTGGATACGATGGGGCATCCTATTTGAG TTCTGTTGAAAGGTTCGATCCTCGTGAAGAAGCATGGTACAATCTTCCTAGCATGAACACAAGGAAGGGTTGCCATTCACTGGTGGTATTACATCAGAAACTGTAa
- the LOC122603713 gene encoding protein RETICULATA-RELATED 5, chloroplastic-like, which produces MEAQSLRNFHNVHVDTHHHTLLRVRNYQHGFRVSVTTANKKLRHVSINSVNQNSTDKDRNKHNENINGVNGVRHRRRDVIVTPLIAIGACMVRSAVAKADSETPVADVQTETVAATTTGGKVEVKKEEVISSRIYDATVIGEPMAVGKDKGKVWEKVMNGRIVYLGEAEQVPTKDDKVLEVEILKILVKRCVEANRAVTMALEAFPADLQPQLDQYIDKRIDGETLKLFVSHWPPQRWQEYEPLLNYCRDTGIRMVACGTPLKVLRTVQADGIRGLSKAERKVYVPPAGSGFISGFTSISRRPSKDMNFPYQSSSFGPSSYLSVQARFVEEYTMSQIILQAVTNGGATGMLVVVTGASHVAYGSRGTGVPARIARKMQKKNQIVILLDPERQYIRREGEVPVADFLWYSAARPCTRNCFDRAEIARVMNAAGRRRDALPQDIQKGLDLGLVSPEVLQNLFDLEQYPLLSELTHNFQGFRERLLADPKFLHRLAIEESISVTTTLIAQYQKRKGRFFEEIDYVMTDTIRGIVVDFFTVWLPAPTLSFLSFADDVNGPNSIDALKGLLGSIPDNAFQKTLAGKEWNVGHRVASVVVGGIKLAGVGFISSVGAVAASNVLYTARKFLNPALVSKQQNKRSPILKTAVVYSGFLGTSANLRYQIIAGLVEHRLSDIFADQTLFVNLLSFVARTINSYWGTQQWIDLARFTGLQPQKSEASANETIESANPATLGCSNPTEEAAVDEVENQQSIR; this is translated from the exons ATGGAGGCCCAATCTCTCCGAAACTTTCACAATGTACACGTCGACACGCACCACCACACACTTCTTCGTGTCCGTAACTACCAACATGGTTTTCGCGTTTCTGTTACAACCGCCAATAAAAAACTTCGCCACGTCAGCATCAATTCTGTTAATCAAAACAGTACAGACAAAGACCGTAACAAGCATAATGAAAATATTAACGGTGTTAATGGAGTCCGGCATAGAAGACGTGACGTAATTGTAACGCCGTTAATTGCGATCGGAGCATGTATGGTCCGGTCAGCGGTAGCAAAGGCGGATAGTGAAACTCCGGTGGCGGATGTACAGACGGAAACGGTGGCGGCGACGACGACGGGAGGGAAGGTTGAGGTGAAGAAAGAGGAAGTGATAAGTTCGAGGATATACGATGCGACGGTGATCGGAGAACCGATGGCGGTTGGGAAAGATAAAGGGAAAGTATGGGAGAAAGTGATGAATGGAAGGATTGTTTATTTAGGTGAAGCTGAACAAGTTCCTACTAAAGATGATAAGGTTTTGGAAGttgagattttgaaaattttggtgAAGCGATGTGTCGAGGCGAACCGAGCTGTTACGATGGCTTTGGAAGCATTTCCAGCTGATTTGCAACCACAACTTGATCAGTACATCGATAAAAG GATTGATGGAGAGACTTTAAAGTTGTTTGTGTCACATTGGCCACCTCAACGATGGCAAGAATATGAGCCCCTTCTAAATTACTGTCGGGATACTGGAATACGCATGGTTGCATGTGGCACACCACTCAAG GTCTTAAGGACTGTTCAAGCTGATGGTATTCGTGGGCTTTCAAAGGCTGAGCGTAAAGTATATGTTCCTCCAGCTGGTTCGGGTTTTATCTCTGGTTTTACATCTATCTCGCGTAGACCTTCAAAGGATATGAATTTCCCATATCAGTCTAGTTCATTTGGGCCAAGCTCTTATCTATCTGTACAAGCCAGATTTGTTGAAGAGTATACAATGTCTCAGATCATTTTACAGGCAGTTACAAATGGAGGAGCCACCGGAATGTTGGTGGTTGTTACTGGTGCAAGTCATGTTGCTTATGGTTCAAGAGGGACTGGGGTTCCAGCAAGAATTGCTAGAAAGAtgcaaaagaaaaatcaaatagTTATATTGCTTGATCCCGAAAGACAATATATTCGTCGGGAGGGTGAAGTTCCCGTTGCTGATTTCTTATGGTATTCTGCTGCCAGACCATGCACAAGAAATTGCTTTGACCGGGCTGAAATTGCTCGAGTTATGAATGCAGCTGGCAGAAGGCGAGATGCTTTGCCACAG GATATCCAAAAGGGACTGGACCTTGGTCTAGTATCTCCAGAAGTATTGCAGAATTTATTTGATCTGGAGCAGTATCCTCTTCTTTCAGAACTTACTCATAATTTTCAG GGATTCAGAGAAAGATTGTTGGCAGATCCTAAATTCTTACATAGACTAGCCATAGAGGAATCAATATCAGTAACTACTACTCTCATTGCACAATatcagaaaagaaaaggaaggtTTTTTGAAGAAATTGACTACGTCATGACAGACACCATCAGAGGAATAGTAGTTGATTTCTTCACAGTATGGCTTCCAGCCCCCACGTTATCATTTCTTTCATTCGCTGATGATGTTAATGGGCCAAATAGCATAGATGCACTTAAGGGTCTTCTGGGGTCTATACCAGACAATGCATTTCAAAAAACGCTTGCTGGGAAGGAGTGGAATGTAGGCCATAGAGTTGCTTCAGTGGTAGTTGGTGGTATTAAGCTTGCTGGTGTTGGATTTATATCCAGTGTTGGAGCTGTGGCTGCCTCAAATGTGTTGTACACTGCACGCAAGTTTCTTAATCCAGCCCTTGTGAGTAAGCAACAGAATAAAAGATCACCAATTTTGAAAACCGCTGTTGTTTATAGTGGGTTTCTTGGGACATCAGCTAACCTTCGGTATCAG ATTATTGCTGGATTGGTGGAACATCGGCTTTCAGATATTTTTGCTGATCAAACGTTATTTGTAAATTTGTTATCTTTTGTGGCACGCACAATCAATTCCTATTGGGGAACTCAG CAATGGATCGATCTTGCAAGGTTTACAGGACTACAGCCGCAAAAGAGCGAAGCGTCAGCAAACGAAACAATAGAATCTGCAAATCCTGCTACACTAGGTTGCAGCAACCCGACAGAAGAAGCCGCTGTtgatgaagttgaaaatcagCAGTCAATAAGATGA
- the LOC122602639 gene encoding protein RETICULATA-RELATED 6, chloroplastic-like — MNFPYQSSSFGPSSYLSVQARFVEEYTMSQIILQAVTNGGATGMLVVNGASHVAYGSRGTGVPAIIARKMQKKNLIVILLDPERQYIRREGEVPVADFLWYSAARPCTRNCFDRAEIARVMNAAGRRRDALPQDIQKALDLGLVSPKVLQARVLIGLVNAY; from the exons ATGAATTTCCCATATCAGTCTAGTTCATTTGGGCCAAGCTCTTATCTATCCGTACAAGCCAGATTTGTTGAAGAGTATACAATGTCTCAGATCATTTTACAGGCAGTTACAAATGGAGGAGCCACCGGAATGTTGGTGGTTAATGGTGCAAGTCATGTTGCATATGGCTCAAGAGGGACTGGGGTTCCAGCAATAATTGCTAGAAAGATGCAAAAGAAAAATCTAATAGTTATATTGCTTGATCCCGAAAGACAATATATTCGTCGGGAGGGTGAAGTTCCCGTTGCTGATTTCTTATGGTATTCTGCTGCCAGACCGTGCACAAGAAATTGCTTTGACCGGGCTGAAATTGCTCGAGTTATGAATGCAGCTGGCAGAAGGCGAGATGCTTTGCCACAG GATATCCAAAAAGCACTGGATCTTGGTCTAGTATCTCCGAAAGTATTGCAAGCAAGAGTTTTGATTGGTCTAGTGAATGCTTATTAA
- the LOC122602638 gene encoding arogenate dehydrogenase 2, chloroplastic-like yields MSSSTRSLKIGIIGFGPFAQFLAKTMIKQGHLINATSRSDYSEISGHLGVHFFRDMEEFMGLEHDVILICTSIMSLSEVVKSIPFHCLQRQTLFADVLSVKEHPKQVLLQEVPEDYDLVCTHPMFGPESGKCGWNNLTFMYERVRVRDEALCSSFLAIFECEGCKMLETTCEDHDRLAAESQFIAHTIGRVLSEMQIKNTPIDTKGFEKLVQVKESTENDSFDLYSGLFIHNRFAKQQMNSLESALQRVKGLLETRMNQQDRKKIS; encoded by the exons ATGAGCTCCTCAACAAGATCATTGAAGATAGGAATTATTGGGTTTGGTCCCTTTGCCCAGTTCTTGGCAAAGACCATGATCAAACAAGGGCATCTTATTAATGCAACATCAAGATCAGACTATTCTGAGATTTCTGGACATCTAGGTGTCCATTTCtttag GGACATGGAGGAATTTATGGGATTAGAGCATGATGTGATTCTGATATGCACATCAATTATGTCTTTATCAGAAGTAGTGAAGTCTATACCATTTCACTGCCTTCAAAGACAAACTTTATTTGCTGATGTACTTTCTGTCAAAGAACACCCAAAACAAGTCCTCCTACAG GAAGTTCCTGAGGACTATGATCTGGTGTGCACTCATCCTATGTTCGGGCCAGAAAGTGGTAAATGTGGGTGGAACAATCTGACATTTATGTATGAAAGAGTGCGAGTGAGGGATGAAGCTTTATGCTCATCTTTTCTTGCAATTTTTGAATGCGAG GGGTGCAAAATGCTTGAAACAACTTGTGAAGATCATGACAGACTAGCTGCTGAGAGTCAATTTATTGCTCATACCATAGGCAG GGTATTATCAGAAATGCAGATTAAAAACACACCGATAGACACAAAGGGATTTGAGAAGTTGGTTCAAGTG AAAGAAAGCACAGAGAATGATAGTTTTGATCTCTATAGTGGTCTGTTCATACACAATAGGTTTGCCAAACAACAG ATGAATAGTTTAGAAAGTGCACTTCAGAGAGTGAAGGGGTTGCTAGAAACAAGGATGAACCAACAAGATAGGAAGAAAATATCATGA
- the LOC122603950 gene encoding protein EARLY RESPONSIVE TO DEHYDRATION 15-like, with the protein MKMGVMPSGNGLLSSSLNPNAPMFVPAAYRNVEDFSDQWWSLVRTSPSFRDYWLRECFSDSQFDINCSDIYDSFLPDDDINEDDLISVDGKINVTEDKEKEVMRKDMIVSKLTNWRKARGVESRRLYEKAPKIVNVKVSPRPIHQPR; encoded by the exons ATGAAAATGGGTGTAATGCCGAGCGGTAACGGATTACTATCATCATCTCTGAATCCAAACGCTCCGATGTTCGTACCGGCGGCGTATCGGAACGTTGAAGATTTCTCCGATCAGTGGTGGTCGCTCGTTCGTACGTCTCCTTCGTTTCGTGATTACTGGCTTCGCGAGTGTTTTTCGGACTCACAGTTTGATATAAACTGTTCCGATATTTACGATTCGTTTTTACCTGACGATGATATAAATGAAGATGATTTGATTTCTGTTGACGGTAAAATCAATGTAACCGaag ATAAAGAGAAGGAAGTAATGAGGAAGGATATGATAGTGTCGAAATTGACAAACTGGAGGAAGGCGCGTGGAGTGGAATCGCGGAGGTTGTATGAGAAGGCACCGAAGATTGTGAATGTGAAAGTGAGCCCAAGGCCGATTCATCAGCCACGTTAG
- the LOC122604935 gene encoding uncharacterized protein LOC122604935, which produces MSKFDRTFSRLHVNWLGKGVESSVGELKVGEEVNGIDFDASDSGVGSDCDDPVSKRKMQIKEFQNEQKNNVVETNRNIKFFKNDSLRVRARCYGHVPCAKKEGGRQRPVIKKKVQTEGSKGEGSKTEGSKGEGESSKGKKVISEKPTCPWTLHVSKPEGKDRWTVKTFNSEHTCLRSRNLSAANSTFLSEHVSDIVRTNPDISGEAVEDHLSKQFGINISRMTAYRAKDKAVKKLRGDYHEQFSLLREYIIELKHRNPGTTVKLDFHPTTTEQFETRVCRRIFVCLGSLKMGFQELGRELLGLDGAFMKGPYPGQLLTAVCVDGNNGIYPVAYALVEAECKASWEWFLECLGDDLGLPNNVNFTFISDRQKGILPAINKVFPSAEHRFCLRHINENMIAKFRDGGLRDPFGLQPQEQHMLSLRMQWRAKCDILLNNICESFNSKLVKGRDKPIITALEFIREYLMKRIVKVQEVIDTCKGPLTPTATEILETNKKDAEKFNVIWNGENRFQVNGPWNEQVVVDMQNRECSCRKWHLTGIPCKHVVVVLWKMDKFGYDVGEVEDWVHTAYTLQTWQQVYSNKVEPIVGATCWEKSNNPMKILPSKHHKQVGRPKKKRKRSQYENEPIVRGNKLSKKGGTITYGNCKNKGHNSKTCKGQSSQATENRPRKKATKSKSAI; this is translated from the exons ATGTCTAAGTTTGATAGAACATTTAGCAGGCTTCATGTTAACTGGCTAGGAAAAGGAGTAGAATCAAGTGTAGGAGAGTTGAAAGTGGGTGAAGAAGTCAATGGGATTGACTTTGATGCTTCTGACAGTGGTGTAGGTTCTGATTGTGATGATCCAGTTTCCAAAAGAAAAATGCAGATTAAGGAGTTTCAAAATGAGCAGAAAAACAATGTTG TTGAAACAAATAGGaatattaagttttttaagAATGATTCATTAAGGGTTAGAGCTAGATGTTATGGCCATGTTCCATGTGCAAAAAAGGAAGGAGGTAGACAAAGGCCTGTTATAAAGAAGAAGGTTCAAACTGAAGGTTCAAAAGGTGAAGGTTCAAAAACTGAAGGTTCAAAAGGTGAAGGGGAGTCAAGTAAGGGCAAAAAGGTGATTTCAGAGAAACCAACTTGTCCCTGGACCCTACACGTGTCAAAACCAGAAGGAAAGGATCGTTGGACTGTGAAGACTTTTAATAGTGAGCACACATGCTTAAGATCCAGAAATTTAAGTGCAGCCAACTCCACTTTTTTAAGTGAACATGTGAGTGATATTGTGAGAACCAATCCAGACATCTCTGGTGAAGCAGTTGAAGATCATTTGTCAAAACAGTTTGGAATTAACATTTCTAGGATGACTGCTTATAGAGCCAAGGATAAAGCAGTTAAGAAGTTGAGGGGAGACTACCATGAACAGTTTTCATTGCTAAGGGAGTATATAATTGAGTTGAAACATAGGAATCCAGGCACCACTGTTAAGTTGGATTTTCATCCAACCACAACAGAACAGTTTGAGACTAGGGTTTGTAGGAGAATATTTGTGTGTCTTGGTTCATTAAAGATGGGCTTTCAAGAGTTAGGTAGGGAGCTATTGGGGTTAGATGGGGCTTTTATGAAAGGTCCCTACCCTGGTCAATTGCTAACTGCAGTTTGTGTGGATGGGAACAATGGGATCTATCCTGTTGCATATGCACTGGTTGAAGCTGAATGCAAGGCATCCTGGGAATGGTTCTTGGAGTGCCTTGGGGATGATTTGGGACTGCCCAACAATGTTAATTTCACATTCATATCTGATAGGCAGAAG GGTATCCTTCCAGCCATCAATAAAGTCTTTCCTAGTGCAGAGCATAGGTTTTGTTTGAGGCACATCAATGAAAACATGATTGCAAAATTTAGAGATGGTGGATTGAGAGACCCCTTTGGTTTACAGCCACAAGAACAACACATGCTGAGTTTGAGAATGCAAT GGAGAGCAAAATGTGACATCCTTTTAAACAATATTTGTGAATCATTCAATAGTAAACTAGTTAAGGGAAGAGACAAACCAATCATCACTGCTTTAGAGTTCATTAGGGAGTATCTAATGAAGAGGATTGTTAAGGTGCAAGAAGTTATTGACACATGTAAGGGTCCACTTACTCCAACAGCCACTGAAATTCTTGAAACAAATAAGAAGGATGCAGAAAAGTTTAATGTTATATGGAATGGGGAAAACAGATTCCAAGTTAATGGGCCATGGAATGAACAAGTTGTGGTTGATATGCAAAATAGAGAATGTTCTTGCAGGAAGTGGCACTTGACAGGGATACCTTGCAaacatgttgttgttgttctttgGAAAATGGATAAGTTTGGTTATGATGTAGGTGAGGTTGAAGACTGGGTGCATACTGCATATACTTTGCAAACATGGCAGCAAGTGTATTCAAACAAGGTTGAACCAATTGTTGGTGCAACCTGCTGGGAAAAAAGTAATAATCCAATGAAGATTCTACCTTCTAAACACCACAAACAAGTTGGGAggccaaaaaagaaaagaaagagaagccAATATGAGAATGAACCAATTGTGAGAGGTAACAAACTGTCAAAGAAAGGGGGAACTATTACTTATGGAAATTGCAAGAACAAGGGTCACAACTCCAAGACATGCAAAGGACAATCAAGCCAGGCAACTGAAAACAG GCCAAGAAAGAAGGCAACCAAGTCCAAGTCAGCCATTTAA